In the genome of Porphyrobacter sp. ULC335, one region contains:
- the thrS gene encoding threonine--tRNA ligase — protein MTELLKISLPDGSVREVPAGSTPADIAAAIGPGLAKAAIAARVDGELRDLTRPFDGDANLALVTARDEADALELARHDFAHVLAEAVQALFPGTQITFGPSTEDGFYYDVKAPDSREPFSMDDLPAIEEEMRRIIRADKPLRREVWSREALIAKWAGEGESFKAEWAKELPEGEELTVYWSGNDWLDMCRGPHLPSTGKLDPDAFKLMRVAGAYWRGDQNNAQLTRIYGTGWLNKKQLQAHLTRLEEAAKRDHRKLGREMDLFHLQEEAHGSVFWHPKGYRIWRELEAYMRRKMDGSGYREIKTPQLMDVRQWTQSGHWGKYAQNMFAVPDMVPDVDEDSGAASPKVADDAEWLAIKPMNCPAHVMVFKQGITSYRDLPIRLGEMGCCHRNEPHGALHGLMRVRQFTQDDAHIFCTEAQVVAEVQAFIALADSVYRDFGFTYDIKLALRPEKRFGSEADWDKAEQELRDALTANGLEWEELPGEGAFYAPKLEWHLTDAIGRTWQVGTIQSDRVLPERLDAHYIGEDGEKHRPVMLHRAIFGSYERFIGILIEHFAGKLPTWLAPVQAVVATIVSDADGYAEDVAAQLRAAGIRVETDTRNEKINYKVREHSLAKVPHLLVVGKREAEEGTVAVRTLGAEHQKVMSLADAIAMLKAEGTPPDLAA, from the coding sequence ATGACCGAACTGCTCAAGATCAGCCTGCCCGATGGATCGGTGCGCGAAGTGCCTGCCGGGTCGACCCCGGCGGACATCGCCGCGGCGATCGGCCCGGGCCTCGCCAAGGCGGCGATTGCCGCGCGGGTGGACGGCGAGTTGCGCGATCTGACCCGGCCTTTCGATGGCGACGCGAACCTCGCGCTGGTCACGGCGCGGGACGAGGCTGATGCGCTCGAACTCGCGCGCCATGACTTTGCCCACGTGCTGGCCGAAGCGGTGCAGGCGCTGTTCCCCGGCACGCAGATCACCTTCGGCCCCTCGACCGAAGACGGGTTCTATTATGATGTGAAAGCCCCCGACAGCCGCGAGCCGTTCAGCATGGACGATCTTCCCGCCATCGAGGAGGAAATGCGCCGCATCATCCGCGCCGACAAGCCGCTGCGCCGTGAAGTGTGGAGCCGCGAAGCGCTGATCGCCAAGTGGGCGGGCGAGGGCGAGTCCTTCAAGGCCGAATGGGCCAAGGAACTGCCAGAGGGCGAGGAACTGACCGTCTATTGGAGCGGCAACGACTGGCTCGACATGTGCCGCGGGCCGCACCTGCCCTCCACCGGCAAGCTTGATCCCGACGCCTTCAAGCTGATGCGCGTCGCGGGCGCTTACTGGCGCGGCGACCAGAACAATGCGCAGCTGACGCGCATCTACGGCACCGGCTGGCTCAACAAGAAGCAGCTTCAGGCGCACCTCACGCGGCTGGAGGAAGCCGCCAAGCGCGATCACCGCAAGCTGGGGCGCGAGATGGACCTGTTCCATTTGCAGGAAGAGGCCCACGGGAGCGTCTTCTGGCACCCCAAGGGCTACCGCATCTGGCGCGAGCTCGAAGCCTATATGCGGCGCAAGATGGACGGTTCAGGCTACCGCGAGATCAAGACCCCGCAGCTGATGGACGTGCGCCAGTGGACGCAGTCAGGCCACTGGGGGAAGTATGCGCAGAACATGTTCGCGGTGCCGGACATGGTGCCCGATGTCGACGAGGATAGCGGTGCAGCTTCGCCGAAGGTGGCGGACGATGCCGAATGGCTGGCGATCAAGCCGATGAACTGCCCGGCGCATGTGATGGTGTTCAAGCAGGGCATCACGTCCTACCGCGATCTGCCGATCCGGCTGGGCGAGATGGGCTGCTGCCACCGCAACGAACCCCACGGCGCGCTCCACGGGCTGATGCGGGTGCGCCAGTTCACGCAGGACGATGCGCATATCTTCTGCACCGAGGCACAGGTCGTGGCCGAGGTTCAGGCCTTCATCGCGCTGGCCGATAGCGTCTACCGCGATTTCGGCTTCACCTATGACATCAAGCTCGCCCTGCGCCCCGAAAAGCGCTTCGGCAGTGAAGCCGATTGGGACAAGGCCGAGCAGGAATTGCGCGACGCGCTCACCGCCAACGGCCTCGAATGGGAGGAACTCCCCGGTGAGGGCGCGTTCTATGCTCCCAAGCTGGAGTGGCACCTGACCGACGCGATCGGGCGCACCTGGCAGGTCGGGACGATCCAGTCCGACCGCGTGCTGCCCGAGCGGCTCGACGCGCACTACATCGGCGAGGACGGCGAGAAGCACCGCCCGGTGATGCTCCACCGCGCGATCTTCGGGAGCTACGAGCGCTTCATCGGCATCCTGATCGAGCATTTTGCGGGCAAGCTGCCGACATGGCTCGCCCCGGTGCAGGCGGTTGTCGCGACCATCGTCTCGGACGCGGACGGCTATGCCGAAGACGTCGCCGCCCAGCTTCGCGCGGCGGGCATCCGCGTGGAGACCGACACCCGCAACGAGAAGATCAACTACAAGGTCCGCGAACACTCGCTCGCCAAGGTCCCGCACCTGCTGGTGGTCGGCAAGCGCGAGGCCGAGGAAGGCACCGTCGCGGTCCGCACGCTGGGCGCGGAACATCAGAAGGTGATGAGCCTCGCCGATGCGATCGCAATGTTGAAGGCAGAGGGAACGCCGCCCGATCTGGCGGCTTGA
- a CDS encoding helix-turn-helix transcriptional regulator codes for MNNRLRVLRAEHGWSQQDLADRLGVSRQSVNAIEKGRYDPSLPLAFTIADVFGLPIEAIFTRN; via the coding sequence ATGAACAACCGCCTGCGTGTGTTGCGCGCCGAGCATGGCTGGAGCCAGCAAGACCTCGCCGACCGGCTGGGCGTGTCGCGCCAAAGCGTCAACGCCATCGAGAAGGGTCGCTACGATCCCTCGCTCCCGCTCGCCTTCACCATTGCCGACGTATTCGGCCTGCCCATCGAGGCGATTTTCACCCGCAATTAA
- a CDS encoding alkaline phosphatase D family protein — MFKTDTAAQPAASPTALTRRSLFTLAGAGAALAAAPLAARSFGTGFTHNVASGEPSAKSVLLWTRYVAEAETTLTWQVSESEDFTRPVAEGSVTAVPERDWCAKGVATGLSPDRWYFFRFVAPGGAISPVGRTRTLPEGPSTSFRMAVFSCSNFGFGWFNAYGHAVEANDADLAVHLGDYIYEYGVDTFPSTGQAHPDRVIAPTSEIVALTDYRLRYATYRADPDCQRLHQVLPMIAVWDDHESANDSYKDGAQNHQPAEGDWAVRKAAAKQAYREWMPVSDAPYAAYQVGDLATLFRLDTRLEGRDKQLDLAAVLRGKTDPKAINDALTTFRDGDWAAPGRQLLGASQETWLAEGLAASTASGTAWQVLVQQVLIGNLKTPASLAAELGAELPDFIRERLATAIAASGVGLPSNLDAWDGYPAARERVFKSALNADANLLVLAGDTHNGWGFELAHEGAAVGVELGVCSVSSPGFESYLSFIKPDALAASLVKENDQLVWADTAQRGYMVVELTPARAVTEYRFSTGVKQRSTKLAGTKRIATEKGSGKLAV, encoded by the coding sequence ATGTTCAAGACCGACACCGCCGCCCAGCCGGCCGCTTCACCCACGGCGCTGACCCGCCGCAGCCTGTTCACCCTCGCCGGCGCTGGCGCCGCGCTGGCCGCAGCGCCGCTCGCTGCGCGCAGTTTCGGCACCGGCTTCACCCATAATGTCGCAAGCGGCGAGCCTTCGGCCAAGTCGGTGCTGCTGTGGACCCGCTATGTCGCCGAGGCGGAGACGACGCTGACCTGGCAGGTGAGCGAGAGCGAGGATTTCACCCGTCCCGTGGCCGAAGGCAGCGTCACCGCCGTACCGGAGCGCGACTGGTGCGCCAAGGGTGTCGCCACCGGCCTTTCACCCGATCGCTGGTATTTCTTCCGCTTTGTCGCGCCGGGCGGCGCGATCTCGCCGGTCGGGCGCACTCGCACGCTCCCGGAAGGGCCTTCGACCAGTTTCCGCATGGCGGTGTTTTCCTGCTCCAACTTCGGGTTTGGCTGGTTCAACGCCTATGGCCATGCGGTCGAGGCGAATGACGCCGACCTCGCGGTGCATCTGGGCGATTACATCTACGAATATGGCGTAGATACTTTCCCCTCCACCGGACAAGCGCACCCGGACCGCGTGATCGCGCCGACGAGCGAGATCGTCGCCCTGACCGATTACCGCCTGCGCTACGCCACCTACCGCGCCGATCCCGATTGCCAGCGCCTGCATCAGGTGCTGCCGATGATCGCTGTGTGGGACGATCACGAAAGCGCGAACGACAGCTACAAGGACGGCGCACAGAACCACCAGCCCGCAGAGGGCGACTGGGCCGTGCGCAAGGCGGCGGCCAAGCAGGCCTACCGCGAATGGATGCCCGTCTCCGATGCGCCCTATGCCGCCTATCAGGTCGGCGATCTGGCGACTCTGTTCCGGCTCGACACCCGCCTGGAAGGGCGCGACAAGCAGCTTGATCTGGCGGCAGTGCTGCGGGGGAAGACCGATCCCAAGGCGATCAATGACGCGCTGACCACTTTCAGGGATGGCGATTGGGCCGCGCCTGGCCGGCAATTGCTGGGTGCCTCGCAGGAGACGTGGCTTGCCGAGGGGCTTGCCGCCTCCACCGCCAGCGGTACGGCATGGCAGGTGCTGGTGCAGCAGGTGCTGATCGGCAATCTCAAGACCCCCGCCAGTCTCGCCGCCGAACTGGGCGCGGAATTGCCGGACTTTATCCGCGAACGGCTCGCCACGGCGATCGCGGCGAGCGGGGTGGGCCTGCCTTCCAACCTTGATGCGTGGGACGGATACCCCGCCGCGCGCGAACGGGTGTTCAAATCCGCGCTCAACGCCGATGCCAACCTGCTGGTGCTGGCGGGCGACACCCACAATGGCTGGGGCTTCGAACTGGCGCACGAAGGCGCGGCGGTGGGCGTCGAACTCGGCGTCTGCTCGGTCAGCTCGCCGGGGTTTGAAAGCTACCTGTCCTTCATCAAGCCCGACGCGCTGGCCGCATCGCTCGTCAAGGAAAACGACCAGCTTGTCTGGGCCGACACCGCGCAGCGCGGCTACATGGTGGTGGAGCTGACCCCGGCGCGCGCGGTGACCGAATACCGCTTCAGCACCGGTGTAAAGCAGCGTTCGACAAAGCTGGCAGGCACGAAGCGGATTGCGACCGAGAAGGGTTCGGGCAAGCTGGCGGTTTAA
- a CDS encoding alpha/beta fold hydrolase, whose product MSEIMHHTLYDGRRVAFRYTHGSGPCLVFLPGYMSDMSGSKATALFAEAQEKGRACLLLDYSGCGQSAGDFADGMLSRWRDEVQALVASYVSGPVLLVGSSMGGWLMLLVAEHLKDRLAGMIGIAPAPDFTRWGYGEEQRAALAAGETITEPNPYGPEPTPTYAKFFADAECHLRLDSAIDLTCPVRLLHGKADADVPWETSLRLKAVLRSDDIQVTLVEDGDHRLSRDSDIAALKAIVAEFYR is encoded by the coding sequence ATGAGCGAGATCATGCACCACACCCTTTATGACGGCCGCCGCGTGGCCTTCCGCTACACCCACGGCAGCGGCCCGTGCCTCGTCTTCCTGCCCGGCTACATGTCCGACATGAGCGGCAGCAAGGCGACCGCGCTGTTCGCCGAGGCGCAGGAAAAAGGCCGCGCCTGCCTGCTGCTCGACTATTCGGGCTGCGGGCAGAGTGCCGGCGATTTTGCGGACGGAATGCTGAGCCGTTGGCGCGATGAAGTGCAGGCGCTGGTGGCCTCCTATGTCAGCGGGCCGGTGCTGCTGGTCGGATCGTCGATGGGCGGGTGGCTGATGCTGCTGGTGGCGGAGCATCTCAAGGACCGCCTCGCCGGAATGATCGGCATCGCCCCCGCGCCCGATTTCACCCGCTGGGGCTATGGCGAGGAACAGCGTGCAGCGCTGGCGGCGGGGGAGACGATCACCGAGCCCAATCCCTATGGCCCCGAACCCACGCCAACTTACGCGAAATTCTTCGCCGATGCCGAATGCCATCTGCGGCTGGACAGTGCGATCGACCTCACCTGCCCGGTGCGCCTGCTGCACGGCAAGGCCGACGCCGATGTGCCTTGGGAGACTTCGCTTCGTCTGAAAGCGGTGCTCCGGTCGGACGATATTCAGGTGACGCTGGTAGAAGACGGCGATCACCGCCTGTCGCGGGATAGCGATATCGCCGCTCTCAAAGCCATCGTGGCCGAATTCTACCGATAG
- a CDS encoding tetratricopeptide repeat protein has product MSLLLALLLQVGPNPLGGAMPQDDLFRDRPPRPEAEQGELNATSAWLEGCLAQLAEDPARAHSMAQIRRAETKGADRVMANHCIGLAASELGLWDDARTAFTAARAETPEDEARTRARFAALAGNAALAGGDQAGALELLTLAEGEARSAKSAPLEAIAATDRARVLVMLGRGEEALPLLENATTLAPDRAEGWLLKATLLRRLDRLGEAQTTIERAAALAPTNPEIGLEAGVIAVLAGRDDAARASWQSVIDLAPESPVATIAKDYLAQLGNAGETANAPQETPQP; this is encoded by the coding sequence GTGTCACTGCTCCTCGCGCTGCTGCTGCAAGTCGGCCCCAATCCGCTGGGCGGGGCCATGCCGCAGGATGATCTGTTCCGCGACCGCCCGCCGCGTCCGGAAGCCGAGCAGGGGGAGCTGAACGCCACCAGCGCGTGGCTCGAAGGCTGCCTTGCCCAACTGGCCGAGGATCCGGCGCGCGCCCATTCCATGGCGCAAATCCGCCGCGCCGAGACCAAGGGCGCTGACCGGGTGATGGCCAACCACTGCATCGGCCTTGCGGCGAGCGAGCTGGGTCTGTGGGACGATGCCCGCACGGCCTTTACCGCCGCCCGCGCCGAAACCCCCGAGGATGAAGCCCGCACCCGCGCCCGCTTTGCCGCGCTGGCTGGCAATGCCGCACTGGCGGGCGGGGATCAGGCCGGTGCGCTTGAACTGCTGACGCTTGCAGAAGGCGAAGCGCGCTCCGCCAAGTCCGCGCCGCTCGAAGCCATCGCCGCGACCGACCGCGCCCGCGTGTTGGTAATGCTGGGGCGCGGCGAGGAGGCGCTGCCGTTGCTGGAGAACGCCACCACGCTTGCGCCCGACCGCGCCGAGGGCTGGCTGCTCAAGGCGACGCTGCTGCGCCGCCTCGACCGGCTGGGCGAAGCGCAGACCACCATCGAACGCGCCGCCGCGCTGGCCCCGACCAATCCCGAGATCGGCCTCGAAGCAGGCGTGATCGCTGTGCTGGCCGGGCGGGACGATGCCGCGCGGGCCAGCTGGCAGTCGGTGATCGACCTCGCCCCGGAAAGCCCCGTCGCCACTATCGCCAAGGACTACCTTGCGCAGCTCGGCAATGCGGGCGAGACTGCCAACGCCCCTCAGGAGACGCCGCAGCCATGA
- a CDS encoding LLM class flavin-dependent oxidoreductase gives MTRFSVLDLVPVREGGTLSEAFADAADLARAAEAFGCDRFWVAEHHAMDGIAGGATSVVLAHIGNATSRIRIGSGGIMLPNHTPFQIAEQFGTLDALFPGRIDLGLGRAPGAGPELQRALRKNLNQAAEYFPQDVVELRALLTGDYDLPITATPGLGAKVELWMLGSSLFGAQLAAKLGMPYAFAAHFAPDHLDAALAVYRRDFQPSEALDKPHVMVAMNVFAAETEAGARLLASSQQQSFVRLRTGQPGKLPPPIEGYTDTLPASAQAMLAHIGQAAAVGTPAQVRDGIAAFTARTGADEILLCGATYDPAARTRSLEMTLDACRAMVDA, from the coding sequence ATGACCCGATTTTCCGTGCTCGATCTGGTGCCGGTGCGCGAGGGCGGGACGCTGTCCGAAGCCTTCGCCGACGCTGCCGATCTCGCCCGTGCTGCCGAAGCTTTCGGTTGCGACCGTTTCTGGGTAGCCGAACATCACGCGATGGACGGGATCGCAGGCGGGGCAACTTCAGTGGTGCTCGCCCATATCGGCAACGCGACCAGCCGCATCCGCATCGGATCGGGCGGGATCATGCTGCCCAACCACACCCCGTTCCAGATCGCCGAGCAGTTCGGCACGCTGGACGCGCTGTTCCCGGGGCGGATTGACCTCGGGCTGGGCCGCGCGCCGGGGGCCGGGCCGGAATTGCAGCGGGCCTTGCGCAAGAACCTCAACCAGGCCGCCGAATATTTCCCGCAGGACGTGGTCGAACTGCGCGCGTTGCTGACGGGCGATTACGATCTGCCGATCACCGCCACGCCGGGTCTTGGTGCCAAGGTCGAGCTGTGGATGCTCGGATCGAGCCTGTTCGGCGCGCAGCTCGCCGCCAAGCTGGGGATGCCTTACGCCTTCGCCGCCCATTTCGCGCCCGATCACCTTGATGCCGCGCTGGCGGTCTATCGCCGCGATTTCCAGCCATCCGAGGCGCTGGACAAGCCCCATGTGATGGTGGCGATGAACGTCTTCGCCGCCGAGACCGAGGCCGGGGCCCGCCTGCTTGCCTCCAGCCAGCAGCAAAGCTTCGTGCGGCTACGCACCGGCCAGCCGGGCAAGCTGCCGCCGCCGATCGAAGGCTATACCGACACGCTCCCCGCCAGCGCGCAGGCGATGCTCGCGCATATCGGGCAGGCCGCCGCTGTCGGCACGCCGGCGCAGGTGCGCGATGGCATCGCCGCCTTCACCGCGCGCACCGGAGCGGACGAGATCCTGCTGTGCGGCGCGACCTACGATCCCGCCGCCCGCACCCGCAGCCTTGAAATGACGCTGGATGCGTGCCGCGCGATGGTTGACGCTTAG